The region tatgacaaataaaattgtagaATATATACCTTTAAAtaacattatattttactcATCAAAACAAAACAACGTATATGATTttcttaatatttaaaatagaaCGAAATAATTGCAaaagtataataaaataaaaaatattcttaaATAGAAATATCGATTCTATTTATGGTGtcttcataatattttttaatatagttatttataatatatatgtaataattttttttattaataatgatatacaTTAATTCTTTTTGATGTATACAATAATAGAAAGAAGCGATTTATAAAGTATTATAAGGTtctattaaataaatttaaactatcttaaaaatatatttatataacaaaattgaaaaataatatttgaaccgaatttattattttttatagctaCAATATTGGattttttagaaaaatattattctttACTCAAAACAAAACccaaacaaataatattatgtcCATCACTACTTTTAAGGAATATAAGAAGTTTATGACAACGgttatgtaaataaattcTATAgataatacataaaattaatcaataaaaatgttgtgATAGTTCCTTATgtatatgattttttaaattaatgttatagttatataaatatattcatttattcaaaaattttagaataacaaaaagttgtaaatataattattttttgaataaatatCAAGTTATCataatcatatttatttcttttatataatgacgtttatttaataaataaacaagataaaaatgaagaaattcaatatttttaaaaaatttatgtttttttcgatttttatatgtttttttgaacataataaaaatgtaagtTGCTACAACATTTTTTGGTTATTGACAATATgcctttattttatatgagcaatatattattgtttcaTATATTGAATACAATATTTGTGTTAAATTTAAGAGACGATTACAATTTATCCAatgtaaatatgtaaatatattttaataattgcCTTTATTTCTTTACAGGATTTATATGATGCAAGTGCCGATAGGATTcgatatttacaaaaaaaatcgataaattttaaaaataccaGATTATTAGAATGTGCAAACGATAATGAAAACTTAACATCTTTTTATGAATCTACTCCAGATCTTACACATCAGAATGGTAAAAACTATTATGGTGGtaaaggaaaaaatgatCATCTAACAGATAAAGGTTCAAATAAAAGGAATCGCCAATATAAAAATCCATCACATTATTTAAGAGATATAGATGGGAAAACCACTGGTGTAATTGAAGAGGGTGCGGATGCATTGGAATATATaccaaaagaaaaatatagtatAACGAATGATGAACTAATAGTCCAAAAAAGACTTAATAATAGCAGAAACACAATAAATCCAAAACATGTAAAATcggaaaatataaataatacgCCAATGAAAACTGGTAATCATTTCTTGGACATCGATCATCATCATTTCGAAGcggaatataataaaattatttctaaAAGACGTTATTATAAACTagaatatgataatatatatacaaaagtCTTAAAGTGCATATTTAAGTATACGgaattaaaaacatattattttttatgattttaCCCCCATGAAAAATCACAATTCCGTTTCTATTTTTAAGCTCATGAAATTTGAATttcaaattaatataacGTGAAATTCTACACAATATATTTGAGAATAAAGCAAAATCAAGACAATTGTtctttgttattattttttattatatgcgtttaaataattaaaaatatttattatgtataatttaataGTAATGCTACCaagtattataaaaataaaatattttaatattttattaaataaaaaaatttgattgtttttttgttttgtcattgttat is a window of Plasmodium vinckei vinckei genome assembly, chromosome: PVVCY_14 DNA encoding:
- a CDS encoding fam-b protein — encoded protein: MKKFNIFKKFMFFSIFICFFEHNKNDLYDASADRIRYLQKKSINFKNTRLLECANDNENLTSFYESTPDLTHQNGKNYYGGKGKNDHLTDKGSNKRNRQYKNPSHYLRDIDGKTTGVIEEGADALEYIPKEKYSITNDELIVQKRLNNSRNTINPKHVKSENINNTPMKTGNHFLDIDHHHFEAEYNKIISKRRYYKLEYDNIYTKVLKCIFKYTELKTYYFL